Below is a window of Oryza brachyantha chromosome 10, ObraRS2, whole genome shotgun sequence DNA.
GTGCTAGCTTAATTTGGTCCATGCATAGTGATTGGTGAATGTGTTACAGTAAGGTAAACCAAGAATTTTGTGCTTCTCTTAATTATGTGGTACTTTCAGTCTTAGCATACATGTACAATTAACCTAGCTTTTTAACCTTGACCAttgacatatatttttcatgaatacCAAGTTGCTTCACCCACTGAGTTAGCAGAATTATTGAAGTTAGTGAATGTTCCTGAACTATAAACAGACAAGAAGCAAAGGGCAATGCTGAGCTGGTCCTCGGACAATGTTCTTTTCAGTATCAACACGAAACCCCTGCGGTTTTATTTGGAATTTCTCAAAAGTTCTCAAAAGTTAACATTGATCAATACATTTAGCCAGTTAGGTCGAGAGTACTTTCATACTTTTGTCCCCTTTCATTTATCGTAGTTTGCGGTCACACGTGCGGCATGCAGTCAAAAGTTACCTGGAAAATTCTTATACTCAAAACTAATCCCAAAagacataaaaaaatgatctttttgcatatataaataatgcaGCAAAATAAGCAAGTCCAAATTGATAGCTTCATCTATTCAAGTGAAAAACACTGTGTATTCAAGctagtttgaaattttctcATGTATATGATAAAAGaggaactaaaaataaactcgaCATGGTAAAAATAAGCATATTCAACTTTTGACAATAGTAGTCTCTGATCCGAACAAAACGCACATAACAAGCATATAAACatggaagaaaaataataggcatattcatatttgaaaatagtCTCTGATCgaataaaaaagaacagaaTAAGCATATAAGCAGCACCGATAAGGACAATGATGTGCTTCAGTGCTTCTATGAAACTATCTAGGAATCTATTAATTAAGTGCCGACGCACATGCATGGTTAGAGATAGTCCATGCAAATAGAATTCGCTAAAAATACCAAAAGGAGCAGTAGGAGTGCCACGTGGAAATTTGCAAAGGttaagcaaaaagaaaaatcaaaataaaatacactaCTTTCTAGTACTATTCATGTCATTCAActgagaaaaaatgaaaaaaaattagcaggAGCGGTAACTAATaactgagttttttttattattaccatattttctaatataaaaacatggaACATCCAGTTATTACATATCTcgataaaccaaaattttacgttaaaaatttgatacttcTAAATACTATATTACTGACATAAAGTctctttgtatatatatatatatatatatatatatatgctaagtTTGCTGGTTTCTCCCCCATCCATCACTTGTACACCAAAGGATTCAATATCTTGGGTAATAGGAGGAGGAATCGAGGGTATACATccatcataaaattttcagaGATTCGTGTGGAATTCTCATGTCCGCAGAACCGAACAGAACAATCATGGCAACAGTGGCACAGTGCACACCACCGACTGACTAAGCCCAACCAAGCCATGCAAGCTCACTCGCTGCAGCTCACCCCGATCGCCCCCGACCCGGCCCTGCACGTTTATAAATACCCATCTCCTTCCACCCCACCTCGAGGAGAGTTAGAGATCACAAGCCCGCGCCGCCGATCGACGAGCGACCGACGAGAGCGACCGCGACGACCCCTACTCCGACGATCTTGGACCTGTCTGTACGTTGtgccgtcaccgtcgtcgtcggcgtcgtcgtatTGTAGTGACTTTTTGATACCATCCCTTCGGTTCCGATCGTCGAGGCGGCCGGGCTGCTCGACCGACCGAACGCCGGCCGGCGGTCgatctccaccaccgccgccgccggaggcatCGCGGTGAGAATTGAACTCCGGAGGATGATGATGGATGGACTCTGCGTAGCTATTGTTAGCCGTCCGGTGCATCTTGCAAACGCTGCATGGTGTACGTGCAGCTCTTCTGTTCATGCATATGCCATGGCTGCATGGAGCATGGCGTTTCTGATGACCGATTCTTTGCATTTCGTTTCGCCGAATCTACTGCATGCATCCGCAATGGTTGAATGGTTGATGGATCGGATtgtggtgttttttttgtgcAGTTGGCCGGTGTGGTGGTGTTGGATCGAGTAGGGTTCTTGGAGATTTAGTTTGAGGAAGACGAAGGAAGATGGTGCTGGCGAGCACGCCCAAGGTGGTGCTGGGATGCGTGGCGTTCACCATCTTCTGGGTGCTGGCCGTGTTCCCGTCGGTGCCGTTCATGCCGGTGGGGAGGACGGCGGGGTCGCTGCTGGGCGCCATGCTGATGGTGCTGTTCCGCGTGATGACGCCGGAGGAGGCCTACGCCGCCATCGACCTCCCTATCCTCGGCCTCCTGTTCGGCACCATGGTGGTGAGCATCTTCCTCGAGCGCGCCGACATGTTCAAGTACCTCGGCAACATGCTGTCGTGGAAGAGCCGCGGCAGCAAGGACCTCCTCTTCCGCGTCTGCCTCGtctccgccgtcgccagcgCGCTCTTCACCAACGACACCACCTGCGTCGTCCTCACCGAGTTCATCCTCAAGATGGCGCGCCAGAACAACCTGCCGCCGCAGCCGTTCCTCCTCGCGCTCGCCTCCAGCTCCAACATcggctccgccgccacgcccaTCGGGAACCCGCAGAAcctcgtcatcgccgtcgaGAGCGGCATCACCTTCGGCCAGTTCCTCGTCGGCGTCTTCCCGGCGATGATCGTCGGCATCTTCGCCAACACCTGCATCCTCCTCTGCTACTTCTGGAGGTACCTCTCCGTCGAGAGGGACCGGGACCacgagggcggcgccggccacggccccgaggtcgtcgccgacgaggaggtcACCTCCCACCGCTTCACCCCGGCGAGGATGTCCCACGCCTCCTCCGTCAACGACAGCGACTGCATCAGCGAGCCCATCCGCCGGAGCGAGAGCATGAACCGCGCCGACGCCCTCCGCAGCCGGAGCTACAACTCCGAGGGCGACATTCAGGTCGCCATCCGCTCCCTCCGCGCGTCCAGCCTCTCGCGGGAGCTGGTGGAGGTCTCCACCATCTGCGAccgccgcgacgacggcggcccgCGCAAGATCACCCGGTCGGCGAGCCACCAGCGCAGCGTCATCATCGAGGACGCGCCCGACCAGCCAGGCTTCAACGACGGCGAGAAGGACAAGGACGACGAGGTCCTCAGCAAGCAGAGGCGCTGGAAGGTGCTCGTCTGGAAGTACGCCGTCTACCTCACCACCCTCGGCATgctcgccgccctcctcctcggcctcaACATGTCCTGGACCGCCATCACCGCCGCTCTCATCCTCCTTGCGCTCGACTTCACTGACGCGCAGGCCTGCCTGGAGAAGGTATCGATCGCCATGGCCATGGTgctctgaactctgaactgACAATTTCTACAGCTTCTTGCACTGAAAATTTACCGTTCTTGCGTTGATTAATTACTACTCCAAGCTGATCACTGGTGAATTTGCAGGTGTCATACTCATTGCTGATCTTCTTCTGCGGGATGTTCATCACGGTGGATGGATTCAACAGGACTGGCATACCAAACACCCTCTGGGAGCTGGTTGAGCCATATGCGAGAATCGACAGCCCGAAAGGCGTCGTGCTTCTCGCGGTTGTGATCCTTGTTCTATCGAATGTGGCGTCAAATGTTCCAACCggtaaaaactctaaatttggtcttaattctctctttttttggttaattagtaCTGTTTACATTCAGAAAAATTCGGGCACTTCTGACCTTATTATCACAGTAGCAGTACAAGTACCATATTTGTGAGGTTGAATCTTAATTTCCCAGGTCACATGTGAGGCAGAAGAGTTGATAATTTGGAAAAATCGTAGTCATAATACTCATATCATGGTTCATGTTTGCTTATGGAAAAAGGGCTCGCTTTTAGGACGTATGCAATAAGGATGAGTCAGCTTGGTGGTATACGTCAGCATGTATCCTATgtggagaaaagagagggtGTAAGAAAAATCGAGCCAGCGGTTCACCAGTCGATCAGCTCGCACACTGCACAATGTGCTGGGCTAGTCTTCTCTCTGTGGAGCAAAGTAGTAATAGCTAGTAATAGTAGACAACTTTTTACACCGGCTATTTTATTCAATCTCCTACCTATCAGCTGGCTATTACTACTACGGACGCCCTTAGAATCCACTAAGTTGACTTGTTAACTCTGTTGTGACTGACGACGTACTTAAACTAGATAATTTAAAGATGCCCGTACGTTCAGTACGGCATTGGAATAACCACTTTAACCTTCTAAATTATAACTGCAACAAGTTTCAGTTATCAGCTTACAACAAGTAGGGAGATGAGAATTGTGGCAGTACTGTACAAACTCTGTTCATTCCCCATCAAATCTCAGATTCCTCAGATTGGATCGTATCTATCAATTGTCTTGCACACATATTTAAGTGTAATAAACTTTCCCAAATTTTCAGAGCTGTCCTAAACTGCAAGCGATATGTCTGAACTATAActcgactgaatttcagttcTACTGCTGGGCACAAGAGTGGCGGCATCAGCGGCGGCGATCTCCCCGGCGTCGGAGAAGAAAGCCTGGCTGATCCTGGCCTGGGTGAGCACGGTGGCCGGCAACCTGACGCTCCTGGGCTCCGCCGCGAACCTGATCGTCTGCGAGCAGGCGAGGCGCGCGCAGTTCTTCGGCTACAACCTCACCTTCTGGAGCCACCTCCGCTTCGGCGTGCCGTCGACGATCATCGTCACCGCCGTCGGCCTGCTCATCGTCGTCAGCTACTGAACAAACCTGAAAACTTCAGGGGAAGTGTGAGTAGCAGCAAGCAAGactgtagcagcagcagcagcacaagaAATTAAGAAGCTTttactattatattttagctGGTTACTTCCACAAGGTAAATGAAATGGAAGGAAGCAGCTGTGGATGAATGCAGATGGGTTACTGAACTTGAAGAACTAAGTTCAGCTGAGGGAGAAAACAATTGTGATACCTGCAATGTAATGTGTTTTCTTTGTTGTAGCCGGTGTTTTTTGTGTTTAGTGTACTGTAATCTCTTTTTCATGCATGCGCGGAGCAAGTTAAGCGCGAGGTGTGCCGCTGATTAATCTGCTAAAAAGGCAAAAATAAGGGGCAATTTGTTTGTAGATGATGACCCGGTCGATGGAAGTTAGTCGGCTTATTATACCCTGTTTGTAAGGTGATGCAAGTCTTTGATAATTAAGTTGGATGGCTGGGGAAATGTTATGACCTATATTGTATGGTGACGTTAGTGTTGCTTCTGTGTTGCCTTTTGTAGTTCTGTTCACTTGTGGTCTTACAGCAATTTCATAAGATTGCGATTTAACATattaaggggtgattgttttgttttttaaggaaaaaaaaatcaaacaacatatttacaaataaaaaatatgtttttaatacatatatataaattttattcataaatctttttttgttaataaatatcttgtttggtttttttatggaaaatacCAAACATACCCTTACTATAAGGCCTTGTGAGATTTTTGCAGCGTGCCATACTGCTTGATACTACCTTCGCTTCATAACGTAagccgtttgacttttttttaacgtttgacATTCGTctgatttaaaaatttagtataaatataaaaaataataagtcgtgcttgaagttattttaatgataaagtaagtcacaagcaaaacatatgatattttcatttttttaataagacaaatgattaaacattgtaagtaaaaaatcaaacatcttatattatgaaacgagGTAGCAGGAGACGTGAAatcgtgcatatatatagcgaGCGTTTTTCACATGATTAGCTGTGGTTGTCTCTCTCAAAAAAAGCTGTGGTTGTCAACTTGTCACACGGCCATATTAAGACGCGCATACTAGCCGAGCGTCTAGATTGCAGGTGACTGATTATCTAATGGGTTGTTGAAACAGATTTGTGGGCTTTGTTTGCTGCGACAGATTTGTGGGCTTTCTGTGTAGGTTTTGTTAGTGGGCTAAAATTGATTTATACCATGATTTTTAGATCTGTGGCTACTGGGCTTTGAATGGATCTTTTGGGCTCTCTTGACTTAAGAACTAGGCCAGGCCAAAGAGCTagacaatttaattttgcaaaaatataccatCACGTTGGGCTAGAGTGAGCGTAAACACCCCAATGCCGATTTTGTATAGTCCATTTTACAATGTATAGTCACGTTCATATAATATTCCATTtgctcttttttatatatgtttcgtGTAAAAGGGTTAACTGATTTATACTTTGTGTACAAGGTACAGTGGAATACCTCACTGGTGGAGTGGTGGAGACGAGGTGGGTGGCAGATCAAACGGGCCGCAGCAAGGAAAACGACGACGGGTAGAACGAGGCAGGGAGCGATGATGGTGGTGGCCAATCATCACTAGTCTTAGCCCC
It encodes the following:
- the LOC102703808 gene encoding silicon efflux transporter LSI2-like — translated: MVLASTPKVVLGCVAFTIFWVLAVFPSVPFMPVGRTAGSLLGAMLMVLFRVMTPEEAYAAIDLPILGLLFGTMVVSIFLERADMFKYLGNMLSWKSRGSKDLLFRVCLVSAVASALFTNDTTCVVLTEFILKMARQNNLPPQPFLLALASSSNIGSAATPIGNPQNLVIAVESGITFGQFLVGVFPAMIVGIFANTCILLCYFWRYLSVERDRDHEGGAGHGPEVVADEEVTSHRFTPARMSHASSVNDSDCISEPIRRSESMNRADALRSRSYNSEGDIQVAIRSLRASSLSRELVEVSTICDRRDDGGPRKITRSASHQRSVIIEDAPDQPGFNDGEKDKDDEVLSKQRRWKVLVWKYAVYLTTLGMLAALLLGLNMSWTAITAALILLALDFTDAQACLEKVSYSLLIFFCGMFITVDGFNRTGIPNTLWELVEPYARIDSPKGVVLLAVVILVLSNVASNVPTVLLLGTRVAASAAAISPASEKKAWLILAWVSTVAGNLTLLGSAANLIVCEQARRAQFFGYNLTFWSHLRFGVPSTIIVTAVGLLIVVSY